The Lycium ferocissimum isolate CSIRO_LF1 chromosome 1, AGI_CSIRO_Lferr_CH_V1, whole genome shotgun sequence genome includes a region encoding these proteins:
- the LOC132058694 gene encoding protein GAMETE CELL DEFECTIVE 1, mitochondrial isoform X2, which produces MKQVMEPGARGSYLKDSEKTEMYKKHKENPELYTVERLAKDYRIMRQRVHAILWLKELEEEEEKKLGRPLDDSVELLLDTCPEFFNSHDREFHVATLPYKPDFKVMPEGWDGTTRDPDEVHYEISMKEDEMLYQEFVQRMNFNKMKMAKKVKCHKYSRRRPSNGWNFTVEMLGSRGKRGNGGGWKFVSQPDGSSRPLDEFEKMFVKRETPRRRKKILP; this is translated from the exons GTAATGGAGCCAGGTGCAAGGGGGTCTTATTTGAAGGATTCAGAGAAGACAGAAATGTACAAGAAGCATAAGGAGAACCCAGAGTTGTATACGGTTGAGCGCTTAGCTAAAGATTACAGGATCATGAGGCAGAGGGTTCATGCAATTCTGTGGCTGAAGGAACTtgaggaggaggaagagaagAAGCTTGGACGTCCATTGGATGACTCGGTAGAGCTCTTGCTTGATACATGCCCAGA ATTTTTCAATTCTCATGACAGGGAATTTCATGTTGCAACTCTTCCTTATAAACCGGACTTCAAGGTCATGCCCGAGGGTTGGGATGGGACTACCAGGGATCCTGATGAGGTGCACTATGAAATATCAATGAAGGAAGATGAGATGTTGTATCAAGAGTTTGTCCAGAGGATGAACTTCAACAAGATGAAG ATGGCGAAAAAAGTGAAATGCCACAAGTATAGCCGCAGGCGCCCTTCAAATGGCTGGAATTTCACTGTTGAGATGCTAGGATCTCGTGGCAAGCGTGGGAATGGTGGTGGTTGGAAGTTTGTGAGTCAACCTGATGGTTCCAGTCGACCCCTTGATGAGTTTGAGAAGATGTTTGTCAAGAGAGAGACCCCACGtcgaaggaaaaaaattctCCCTTGA